In Anticarsia gemmatalis isolate Benzon Research Colony breed Stoneville strain chromosome 4, ilAntGemm2 primary, whole genome shotgun sequence, one DNA window encodes the following:
- the LOC142987841 gene encoding acyl-CoA Delta(11) desaturase-like — protein sequence MKETYEGINHLDEDLKPVPLAKWEIEWRNILSISYMHLITPYAIYLMITQATWQTNLFAYILYVVSLIGVTAGAHRLWSHRSYKAKAPLQIILLIFHSIAHQGSVIHWSRDHRLHHKYSDTDVDPHNARRGFFFSHIGWLLVKKQPQVIAQGRSIDMSDLQNHPLLSFQHRYYIPLALFFCFFLPSTIPLLWGEKLWSAFFVAGMLRLVLSQHATFLINSAAHTWGVKPYDQGILPAEHKLIAILTTGEGLHNFHHTFPWDYRAGELGGYWTNPTWLVLDLLSKVGLAYDFKTVSAEMIEKRVKRTGDGSHPGWALEHYLTEENKDIIVKNEKSINSIKNLRFRGIS from the exons ATGAAGGAGACATATGAGGGGATTAATCATCTTGATGAAGACTTAAAACCGGTGCCCTTGGCAAAATGGGAGATTGAATGGAGAAATATATTGAGCATATCATATATGCACTTGATCACTCCATACGCTATCTATCTTATGATAACGCAAGCAACATGGCAAACTAATTTATTTG CATATATACTTTACGTGGTATCACTGATAGGGGTAACTGCAGGAGCACATAGACTGTGGTCTCACAGGTCATACAAAGCCAAAGCGCCTCTTCAAATTATACTTCTCATTTTTCATTCTATAGCCCATCAA GGATCCGTGATTCATTGGAGCCGCGATCATCGCTTGCACCACAAGTACAGTGACACGGATGTGGATCCTCACAACGCTAGGAGAGGCTTCTTCTTCTCTCACATCGGCTGGCTGCTGGTCAAGAAACAACCTCAAGTGATAGCCCAGGGTCGTTCCATAGATATGAGTGATTTACAGAACCACCCACTGTTGAGCTTTCAACATcg gTACTATATACCGTTGGCGCTCTTCTTCTGTTTTTTCTTACCGAGTACCATACCACTGCTGTGGGGCGAGAAACTTTGGTCTGCATTCTTTGTCGCCGGGATGTTGCGTTTAGTCCTTTCACAACACGCGACGTTTTTGATAAACTCTGCAGCACATACTTGGGGAGTAAAGCCTTATGACCAAGGTATTCTACCAGCGGAACACAAACTGATTGCAATATTGACAACAGGAGAAGGATTACACAACTTCCATCACACGTTTCCATGGGACTACAGAGCCGGCGAGCTGGGTGGTTATTGGACAAACCCTACTTGGTTAGTCTTAGACCTATTGTCAAAAGTTGGCTTGGCCTACGATTTTAAAACCGTATCAGCTGAAATGATCGAGAAACGCGTCAAAAGAACTGGTGACGGTTCACATCCAGGATGGGCCTTAGAACATTATTTAACAGAAGAAAATAAAGACATTATAGTTAAGAATGAGAAATCAATTAACAGTATTAAAAACTTACGTTTTAGAGGTATTTCTTGA
- the LOC142972665 gene encoding acyl-CoA Delta-9 desaturase-like, whose protein sequence is MNETCDDNKTNESVKKADSKWRIEWRNATPMIVLHLAIPYFIKLIFMEAKWQTNLFAYLLYRMSLVGITAGAHRLWSHRAYKANAPLQTILLILSSIAFQGSAYRWAVDHRVHHKYTDTNADPHNSSRGFFFSHIGWILLKKNKEVREKRLTIDADDLKANRLLQFQHKYYMWLANFFCFLLPTFIPKLWGENLWTAFCVAGCFRVLFSSHAFYLINSVAHMWGAKPYDRDMKPTESNIVSFLATGEGFHNFHHTFPQDYRAGELGGYKLNIARLFIDIMAKIGWAYDLKTVSEEMIEKRVNRTGDGSHPVFGHIRPSFEIRQKGS, encoded by the exons ATGAATGAGACTTGTGATgacaacaaaacaaacgaaAGTGTGAAGAAGGCAGATTCAAAATGGCGGATTGAATGGAGAAATGCTACGCCAATGATCGTGCTACATCTTGCAATACCTTATTTCATTAAACTTATCTTCATGGAAGCCAAATGGCAGACTAATTTATTCG cATACTTGTTGTACAGAATGTCATTAGTGGGTATAACGGCTGGAGCTCACAGATTATGGTCGCATCGAGCATACAAAGCTAACGCACCTCTACAGACTATACTCTTAATATTATCAAGCATAGCTTTCCAG GGTTCTGCGTACCGTTGGGCGGTTGACCATCGAGTACACCACAAGTATACAGATACCAACGCTGACCCTCACAACTCGAGCAGAGGCTTCTTCTTCAGTCACATTGGCTGGAtactcttaaaaaaaaacaaagaagtCAGAGAAAAAAGACTGACCATCGATGCAGATGATCTCAAAGCTAATAGACTACTGCAATTTCAACATAA GTATTACATGTGGTTGGCAAActttttttgctttttgctgCCGACATTTATTCCAAAACTATGGGGTGAAAATCTATGGACAGCATTTTGCGTAGCAGGGTGTTTCCGTGTTCTATTCTCATCGCACGccttttacttaataaactctGTAGCTCACATGTGGGGTGCAAAACCATACGATAGAGACATGAAACCCACGGAAAGTAATATAGTATCATTTTTAGCTACTGGTGAGGGTTTCCATAATTTTCACCACACGTTTCCACAAGACTATAGAGCTGGTGAATTGGGCGGCTATAAACTCAACATCGCTCGGTTATTTATTGACATTATGGCTAAAATTGGCTGGGCCTATGATTTGAAGACAGTGTCCGAAGAAATGATTGAGAAGCGAGTGAACAGAACTGGTGATGGATCACATCCAGTCTTCGGTCACATACGACCAAGTTTCGAAATCCGCCAGAAAGGGAGCTAA
- the LOC142987842 gene encoding acyl-CoA Delta(11) desaturase-like codes for MDRSDKLLKWDLNWANVAPVATLHVLFPYAVYLAFTSAMWSTLLFAWFTYCISLVGQTAGVHRLWSHRAYKAKQPLQILLLALSTITFQGSVIHWARDHRLHHKYSDTDADPHNAKRGFFYSHIGWALMKKPTEVVSQGRLISMKDLQSQPLLYFQNKYYIPLALLFCFGFPSIVPLLWGEKFWTAFFVASVLRLVLSQHATFSINSAAHIWGMKPYDKGILPTECLALSMVMCGEGFHNFHHAFPWDYRAGEFGGYSLNFSWYFIDLMAKIGWAYDLKAVSDGDIEKRVNRSGDGSHPVWNVKDHDLDAIYTQSTKKFTPLRARGV; via the exons atgGATAGATCAGACAAACTGTTGAAGTGGGATCTTAATTGGGCAAATGTTGCTCCCGTAGCAACACTGCACGTGCTTTTTCCATACGCCGTCTATCTAGCGTTTACGAGTGCTATGTGGTCAACTTTGTTATTTg cGTGGTTTACTTACTGCATATCACTTGTGGGCCAAACGGCGGGTGTTCATAGACTATGGTCACATAGAGCATATAAAGCGAAACAACCACTGCAAATCTTATTGCTGGCTCTAAGTACCATAACTTTCCAG GGCTCCGTCATACACTGGGCGCGTGACCATCGGCTACACCACAAGTACAGTGACACTGACGCTGATCCTCATAACGCAAAGAGAGGGTTCTTCTACTCACACATCGGTTGGGCGCTCATGAAGAAGCCGACTGAGGTGGTTTCTCAAGGACGGCTCATCAGTATGAAAGACCTTCAGTCTCAGCCATtattgtatttccaaaataa ATACTACATACCGTTGGCGCTTTTATTTTGCTTTGGTTTCCCGAGCATTGTTCCGTTGCTCTGGGGCGAGAAATTCTGGACAGCATTTTTTGTGGCCAGCGTTCTTCGACTAGTTCTTTCACAACAcgcaacattttcaataaactcTGCAGCACATATTTGGGGAATGAAACCATATGATAAAGGTATCCTCCCGACGGAATGTCTGgccctctcaatggtaatgtgCGGGGAAGGTTTCCATAACTTCCATCACGCTTTCCCGTGGGACTACAGAGCTGGAGAGTTCGGTGGTTACAGCCTGAATTTTTCTTGGTATTTTATTGATCTAATGGCCAAAATTGGTTGGGCTTATGACTTGAAAGCTGTGTCTGATGGGGACATAGAGAAACGAGTGAATAGATCCGGTGATGGTTCACATCCTGTATGGAACGTTAAAGACCACGACTTAGATGCTATTTACACACAATCAACCAAAAAATTTACACCGTTGCGTGCAAGAGGCGTGTGA
- the LOC142987843 gene encoding acyl-CoA Delta(11) desaturase-like yields the protein MDETSDSLISTGVDGKPLSKLKWEIEWRNATPLILLNLSIPYGFYVLFTDTMWQTFVFSCFVYISSLMGITLGPHRLWTHKTYKAKLPLQFVLVILATMPFQGSVIHWSRDHRLHHKYSDTDVDPHNARRGFFFSHIGWLLVKKQPQVIAQGRSIDMSDLQNHPLLSFQHRYYIPLALFFCFFLPSTIPLLWGEKLWSAFFVAGMLRLVLSQHATFLINSAAHTWGVKPYDQGILPAEHKLIAILTIGEGLHNFHHTFPWDYRAGELGGYWTNPTWLVLDLLSKVGLAYDFKTVSAEMIEKRVKRTGDGSHPGWALEHYLTEENKDIIVKNEKSINSIKNLRFRGIS from the exons ATGGATGAAACTAGTGATAGTTTAATATCAACGGGGGTTGATGGGAAACCTTTAAGTAAACTCAAATGGGAAATCGAGTGGAGGAACGCTACTCCCCTAATATTGTTAAACCTCAGTATACCTTATGGCTTTTATGTTCTCTTTACGGACACTATGTggcaaacttttgtatttt CTTGTTTCGTGTACATATCTTCATTGATGGGCATAACGTTGGGCCCACATAGACTATGGACGCACAAGACGTACAAAGCGAAATTACCTTTGCAGTTTGTACTAGTGATATTAGCCACAATGCCTTTCCAG GGATCCGTGATTCATTGGAGCCGCGATCATCGCTTGCACCACAAGTACAGTGACACGGATGTGGATCCTCACAACGCTAGGAGAGGCTTCTTCTTCTCTCACATCGGCTGGCTGCTGGTCAAGAAACAACCTCAAGTGATAGCCCAGGGTCGTTCCATAGATATGAGTGATTTACAGAACCACCCACTGTTGAGCTTTCAACATcg gTACTATATACCGTTGGCGCTCTTCTTCTGTTTTTTCTTACCGAGTACCATACCACTGCTGTGGGGCGAGAAACTTTGGTCTGCATTCTTTGTCGCCGGGATGTTGCGTTTAGTCCTTTCACAACACGCGACGTTTTTGATAAACTCTGCAGCACATACTTGGGGAGTAAAGCCTTATGACCAAGGTATTCTACCAGCGGAACACAAACTGATTGCAATATTGACAATAGGAGAAGGATTACACAACTTCCATCACACGTTTCCATGGGACTACAGAGCCGGCGAGCTGGGTGGTTATTGGACAAACCCTACTTGGTTAGTCTTAGACCTATTGTCAAAAGTTGGCTTGGCCTACGATTTTAAAACCGTATCAGCTGAAATGATCGAGAAACGCGTCAAAAGAACTGGTGACGGTTCACATCCAGGATGGGCCTTAGAACATTATTTAACAGAAGAAAATAAAGACATTATAGTTAAGAATGAGAAATCAATTAACAGTATTAAAAACTTACGTTTTAGAGGTATTTCTTGA